AAAGCATTCTCCTTTCTTTAGTTTATATGCCTTCTCACCAAACACAAGCTCAATACTCCCTGATACGACAAAACCAAATTCCTCACCCTCATGCGGTTCTTCTTCAGCCG
This genomic interval from Pseudomonadota bacterium contains the following:
- a CDS encoding cupin domain-containing protein gives rise to the protein AEEEPHEGEEFGFVVSGSIELVFGEKAYKLKKGECFYFEATKKHYIVNRRKNKTFVLWVSSPPNF